A single window of Salvia splendens isolate huo1 chromosome 8, SspV2, whole genome shotgun sequence DNA harbors:
- the LOC121743582 gene encoding putative lipase C4A8.10: MLWSECSNLDLTRFEKRSDMENGAISSTDTGNGGEDVYSSEQSNAFNADHLVVMVHGILGSGSDWKYAAEKFVQQLPDKVFVHCSERNAAKTLDGVDVMGDRLAEEVLEVIRRKPSLRKISFIAHSVGGLVARYAIGKMYKPTMKVNGEELLKNEESKGKIAGLEPVNFLTAATPHLGSRGNKQVPFLFGVTAFEKVASCVIHLIFRRTGRHLFMNDDDEGKPPLLKRLLEDNEEGCFLSALRSFERRVAYSNVGYDNIVGWRTSSIRRNSELPKWEDSVDEKYPHVVYEERCKAYDKELCEPTVETDGLDELEEELVNGLSSLSWEKVDVSFHNSKAKFAAHSIIQVKDQSIHSDGTDVIQHMIDRFLL, from the exons ATGCTCTGGAGTGAATGCAGCAACCTTGATTTGACACGATTTGAAAAGAGAAGTGATATGGAAAACGGCGCTATCAGCTCGACCGACACAGGTAACGGAGGGGAAGACGTCTACAGTTCTGAACAATCTAATGCTTTCAACGCCGATCATCTCGTTGTCATGGTGCACGGGATTCTCGGAAG TGGATCAGATTGGAAATATGCTGCTGAGAAATTCGTGCAGCAGCTTCCTGATAAAGTGTTTGTTCATT GTAGTGAACGCAATGCAGCAAAGACACTGGATGGTGTGGATGTGATGGGTGATCGACTGGCTGAAGAG GTCCTTGAAGTAATTAGAAGGAAGCCTAGTTTGAGGAAGATTTCTTTTATTGCACATTCTGTCGGGGGACTTGTAGCAAGATATGCTATCGGGAAAATGTATAAACCTACAATGAAAGTAAATGGGGAAGAACTATTAAAGAATGAAGAGTCCAAGGGTAAAATAGCTGGTCTTGAACCAGTTAACTTTCTTACTGCTGCCACTCCTCATCTTGGTTCTAGGGGTAACAAGCAG GTGCCGTTTCTCTTTGGGGTTACTGCTTTTGAGAAAGTTGCTAGTTGTGTAATTCACTTGATATTTAGGAGAACAGGAAGACATCTCTTTATGAACGACGATGATGAAGGAAAACCACCTTTGCTGAAACGCCTGTTGGAAGATAATGAAGAGGGCTGTTTTCT GTCTGCGCTGAGATCTTTTGAACGTAGGGTAGCTTACTCAAATGTTGGCTACGACA ATATTGTTGGCTGGAGAACATCATCGATCAGACGCAATAGTGAACTACCCAAG TGGGAGGATTCTGTTGATGAAAAATATCCTCATGTTGTGTATGAAGAGCGCTGCAAGGCATATGACAAGGAGTTGTGTGAGCCTACAGTAGAAACTGACGGTTTAGACGAGCTGGAAG AGGAACTAGTGAACGGCCTCTCTAGTCTGTCGTGGGAGAAAGTTGACGTAAGCTTCCACAACAGCAAGGCAAAGTTTGCTGCTCATAGCATTATCCAG GTTAAAGACCAATCCATTCATTCTGATGGCACGGACGTTATACAACATATGATCGATCGATTTCTTCTATAG